The following coding sequences lie in one Mycobacterium gordonae genomic window:
- the nuoK gene encoding NADH-quinone oxidoreductase subunit NuoK, protein MNPANYLYLSALLFTIGAAGVLLRRNAIVMFMCVELMLNAVNLAFVTFARMHGKLDGQMIAFFTMVVAACEVVIGLAIIMTIFRARKSASVDDANLLKG, encoded by the coding sequence GTGAATCCGGCGAATTACCTGTACCTTTCGGCATTGCTGTTCACCATCGGGGCTGCCGGCGTGCTGCTGCGGCGCAACGCCATAGTGATGTTCATGTGCGTCGAGCTGATGCTCAACGCCGTCAACCTGGCGTTCGTCACGTTCGCGCGCATGCACGGCAAGCTCGACGGACAGATGATCGCGTTCTTCACCATGGTGGTTGCCGCGTGCGAGGTCGTCATCGGCCTGGCCATCATCATGACGATTTTCCGTGCCCGCAAATCGGCGTCGGTCGACGACGCGAATCTACTCAAAGGCTGA
- a CDS encoding NADH-quinone oxidoreductase subunit M: MNSSIPWLSILWLVPLAGAVLVILLPPGLRQVAKWTGLVVAVATLAVSLVVAAAFKPGGDTYQFVEKRTWIPAFGAGYSLGVDGIALILVVLTTVLIPLLLVAGWNDGGDTNPRGPHAYVALTLAIESMVLISVVALDVLLFYVFFEAMLIPMYFLIGGFGQGKERSRAAVKFLLYNLFGGLIMLAAVIGLYVVTSQHGGGTFDFVRIVNDVRTGRLAGVDPAVFKALFLGFMFAFAIKAPLWPLHRWLPDAAVESTPATAVLITAVMDKVGTFGMLRYCLQLFPDASTYFRPAIVTLAIIGVIYGAIVAIGQTDMMRLIAYTSISHFGFIIAGIFVMTTQGQSGSTLYMLNHGISTAAVFLIAGFLVSRGGSRNIADYGGVQKVAPILAGTFLVSCMATLSLPGLAPFISEFLVLLGTFNRYWVAAAFGVTALVLAAIYMLWLYQRVMTGPVAKGNEKIRDLVGREMIVVAPLLALLFVLGVYPKPVLDVINPAVENTMTTIGQHDPAPTVPISGVPRKAEGPHQ, translated from the coding sequence GTGAACTCGAGCATTCCGTGGCTGAGCATCTTGTGGCTCGTCCCGTTGGCCGGCGCGGTGCTGGTGATCCTGTTGCCGCCGGGGCTGCGTCAGGTCGCGAAGTGGACCGGCCTGGTGGTCGCCGTCGCCACGCTGGCCGTGTCCCTTGTCGTCGCCGCGGCGTTCAAGCCCGGCGGTGACACCTACCAGTTCGTCGAAAAGCGCACCTGGATACCTGCTTTCGGCGCGGGTTACTCCCTGGGTGTGGACGGCATCGCGCTGATCCTGGTGGTGCTGACCACGGTGCTGATCCCGCTGCTGCTGGTCGCCGGCTGGAACGACGGTGGAGACACCAACCCCCGTGGCCCGCACGCGTACGTCGCGCTGACCCTGGCCATCGAGTCGATGGTGCTGATCTCGGTGGTCGCGCTGGATGTGCTGCTGTTCTACGTGTTCTTCGAGGCCATGCTGATCCCGATGTACTTCCTCATCGGCGGTTTCGGGCAGGGCAAGGAGCGCTCGCGGGCGGCGGTGAAGTTCCTGCTGTACAACCTGTTCGGCGGGCTGATCATGCTGGCGGCGGTGATCGGCCTGTACGTGGTCACCAGCCAGCACGGCGGCGGCACGTTCGACTTCGTCCGCATCGTCAACGACGTCCGAACCGGCCGCCTTGCCGGCGTCGACCCGGCGGTATTCAAGGCCCTATTCCTGGGCTTCATGTTCGCGTTCGCGATCAAGGCGCCGCTGTGGCCACTGCACCGCTGGCTGCCCGACGCCGCGGTCGAGTCGACTCCCGCCACCGCGGTGCTGATCACCGCGGTGATGGACAAAGTGGGCACCTTCGGGATGCTGCGCTACTGCCTGCAGCTGTTCCCGGACGCTTCAACGTATTTCCGCCCGGCGATCGTCACGCTGGCCATCATCGGGGTAATCTACGGCGCCATCGTGGCGATCGGCCAGACCGACATGATGCGCCTGATCGCCTACACCTCGATCTCCCACTTCGGGTTCATCATCGCGGGCATTTTCGTGATGACCACCCAGGGCCAGAGCGGCTCGACGCTGTACATGCTCAACCACGGCATCTCCACCGCGGCGGTGTTCCTGATCGCGGGATTCCTGGTCTCCCGTGGCGGCAGCCGCAACATCGCCGATTACGGCGGCGTGCAGAAGGTGGCCCCCATCCTGGCCGGCACCTTCCTCGTCTCCTGCATGGCCACCCTGTCGCTACCCGGCCTGGCGCCGTTCATCAGCGAATTCCTGGTATTGCTGGGAACTTTCAACCGCTACTGGGTGGCCGCAGCCTTCGGGGTGACCGCGCTGGTGCTGGCGGCCATCTACATGCTGTGGCTCTACCAGCGCGTGATGACCGGTCCGGTCGCCAAGGGCAACGAGAAGATCCGTGACCTCGTCGGGCGCGAGATGATCGTCGTCGCACCGCTGCTCGCGCTGTTGTTCGTGCTCGGCGTCTACCCCAAGCCGGTGCTGGACGTCATCAACCCGGCAGTCGAGAACACCATGACCACCATCGGTCAGCACGACCCCGCACCTACTGTTCCAATCAGCGGCGTGCCCCGTAAAGCCGAAGGACCGCACCAATGA
- the nuoL gene encoding NADH-quinone oxidoreductase subunit L, with product MIHYTWLLVALPLAGAAILLFGGRRTDAWGHWLGTLAALSAFGVGVTLLTELLSRSADDRVIHQTVYSWMPVAQLQVDFGLQIDQLSMCFVLLISGVGSLIHIYSIAYMAEDEDRRRFFGYLNLFLASMLLLVVADNYVLLYVGWEGVGLASYLLIGFWYHKPSAATAAKKAFVMNRVGDAGLALAMFLMFATFGTVSYAGVFSGAPAASQGVLNAMGLLLLMGACAKSAQVPLQAWLGDAMEGPTPVSALIHAATMVTAGVYLIVRSNPVFNLAPDAQLAVVIVGAVTLMLGAFIGCAKDDIKRALAASTMSQIGYMVLAAGLGPAGYAFAIMHLLTHGFFKAGLFLGSGSIIHAMHDEQDMRRYGGLRKALPVTFVTFGLGYLAIIGVPPFAGFFSKDAIIEAALGAGGTRGYVLGGAALLGAGITAFYMTRVMLMTFFGQKRWAPSSHPHEAPALMAWPMILLAVGSVFSGALFAIGGTLKHWLEPVVGAHEETTHAVPAWVSTSLALGVVVVGIAVAYRMYGGKAEIPRVAPAQVSVLTTAARADAYGDAFNEEVFMRPGAHLTDRLVAVDNSGVDGSVNALAALVGRTSNGLRGLQTGFARNYALSMLAGAALVAGALLVVNLW from the coding sequence ATGATTCATTACACCTGGCTGCTGGTGGCGCTGCCGCTGGCGGGTGCTGCGATCCTGCTGTTCGGCGGTAGACGCACCGACGCGTGGGGCCATTGGCTGGGCACGCTGGCCGCCCTCTCGGCGTTCGGCGTGGGTGTCACACTGCTGACCGAGCTGCTGAGCCGGTCGGCCGACGACCGCGTCATCCATCAGACGGTCTACAGCTGGATGCCGGTGGCCCAGTTGCAGGTCGACTTCGGTCTGCAGATCGACCAATTGTCGATGTGTTTCGTCCTGCTCATCTCCGGCGTCGGGTCGCTGATCCACATCTACTCGATCGCCTACATGGCCGAAGACGAAGACCGCAGAAGGTTTTTCGGTTACCTGAACCTGTTCCTGGCCTCGATGCTGCTGCTGGTGGTGGCCGACAACTACGTGCTGCTCTACGTCGGCTGGGAGGGCGTCGGCCTGGCGTCCTACCTGCTGATCGGCTTCTGGTACCACAAGCCGTCGGCGGCCACGGCGGCCAAGAAGGCGTTCGTGATGAACCGCGTCGGGGACGCCGGCCTGGCCCTGGCCATGTTCCTGATGTTCGCCACCTTCGGCACCGTGTCCTACGCGGGGGTGTTCTCCGGGGCGCCCGCCGCCAGCCAGGGCGTGCTGAACGCGATGGGGTTGCTGCTGCTGATGGGTGCCTGCGCCAAGTCGGCCCAGGTCCCGCTGCAGGCCTGGTTGGGCGACGCGATGGAGGGCCCCACCCCGGTGTCGGCGTTGATCCACGCCGCCACCATGGTGACCGCCGGTGTGTACCTCATCGTGCGGTCCAACCCGGTCTTCAACCTCGCTCCCGACGCACAACTGGCGGTCGTCATCGTCGGCGCCGTCACCCTGATGCTGGGGGCGTTCATCGGCTGCGCCAAGGACGACATCAAGCGCGCGCTGGCCGCCTCCACGATGAGCCAGATCGGCTACATGGTGCTGGCCGCCGGCCTCGGCCCGGCGGGCTACGCGTTCGCGATCATGCACCTACTCACCCACGGCTTCTTCAAGGCCGGCCTGTTCCTCGGGTCGGGTTCGATCATCCACGCGATGCACGACGAGCAGGACATGCGCCGCTACGGCGGGCTGCGCAAGGCCCTGCCGGTCACCTTCGTGACGTTCGGCCTGGGCTACCTGGCGATCATCGGTGTGCCCCCGTTCGCGGGCTTCTTCTCCAAGGACGCGATCATCGAGGCCGCGCTGGGCGCCGGCGGCACCCGGGGTTACGTGCTCGGCGGGGCCGCACTGCTGGGCGCGGGCATCACCGCCTTCTACATGACCCGCGTGATGCTGATGACCTTCTTCGGCCAGAAGCGTTGGGCGCCGAGCTCGCATCCGCACGAGGCGCCCGCTCTGATGGCGTGGCCGATGATCCTGCTGGCGGTTGGCTCGGTGTTCTCCGGCGCCCTGTTCGCGATCGGCGGGACGCTCAAGCACTGGCTCGAACCCGTCGTCGGGGCCCACGAGGAGACCACCCACGCCGTACCGGCCTGGGTCAGCACCTCGCTGGCCCTCGGCGTGGTGGTCGTCGGCATCGCGGTGGCCTACCGCATGTACGGCGGCAAGGCCGAGATTCCGCGGGTTGCCCCTGCCCAGGTCTCGGTACTGACGACGGCCGCACGCGCCGACGCTTACGGCGATGCCTTCAACGAGGAGGTCTTCATGCGCCCGGGTGCGCACCTGACGGACAGGCTGGTCGCCGTCGACAACTCCGGAGTGGACGGCTCGGTCAACGCACTGGCCGCGCTGGTGGGCCGGACCTCAAATGGATTGCGCGGCTTGCAGACCGGCTTCGCGCGCAACTACGCGCTGTCGATGCTGGCCGGTGCGGCCCTGGTGGCGGGTGCGCTGCTGGTGGTGAACCTGTGGTGA
- the nuoH gene encoding NADH-quinone oxidoreductase subunit NuoH gives MAAFGHDPWWLVLGKALAIFVFLMLNVLVAILAERKILGWMQLRPGPNRAGPWGTLQSLADGVKLALKESITPKGIDWFVYFAAPAISAIPAFTAFAFIPFGPEVSVFGHWTPLQLTDLPVAVLFILGLSAIGVYGIVLGGWASGSTYPLLGGVRSTAQVISYEVAMGLSFAAVFLFAGSMSTSQIVAAQDRVWYVFLLLPSFVIYLISMVGETNRAPFDLPEAEGELVAGFHTEYSSLKFAIFMLAEYINMMTVSSLATAMFFGGWHAPWPLNMWEGANHGWWPVLWFTAKMWTFLFIYFWLRASLPRFRYDQFMSLGWKLLIPVSLVWIMIAAVIRTLRNQGYAHWTTLLVVCSLVFAVALIATLRKPFSAPSARKRRKQVVSLTPSGAADEPAFPTPPLPLKTLERPVGASKEKARG, from the coding sequence TTGGCCGCCTTCGGACACGACCCCTGGTGGCTGGTGCTCGGCAAGGCGCTGGCGATCTTCGTGTTCCTGATGCTCAACGTGCTGGTGGCCATCCTCGCCGAGCGCAAGATCCTCGGGTGGATGCAGCTGCGGCCCGGCCCCAACCGGGCCGGACCCTGGGGCACCCTGCAGAGCCTCGCCGACGGCGTCAAGCTGGCACTCAAGGAGAGCATCACCCCGAAGGGCATCGACTGGTTCGTCTACTTCGCGGCCCCGGCCATCTCGGCGATCCCCGCGTTCACCGCCTTCGCGTTCATCCCGTTCGGGCCCGAGGTGTCGGTGTTCGGGCACTGGACGCCCCTGCAGCTGACCGATCTGCCGGTCGCGGTGCTGTTCATCCTGGGGCTGTCGGCCATCGGCGTGTACGGAATCGTGCTGGGCGGCTGGGCTTCCGGCTCCACCTATCCCCTGCTGGGCGGGGTGCGCTCGACCGCACAGGTCATCTCCTATGAGGTGGCGATGGGGCTGTCCTTCGCGGCGGTGTTCCTGTTCGCCGGCTCGATGTCGACGTCGCAGATCGTGGCCGCCCAGGATCGGGTCTGGTACGTATTCCTGCTGCTGCCGTCGTTCGTCATCTACCTGATCTCGATGGTGGGTGAAACCAACCGGGCCCCGTTCGACCTGCCCGAAGCCGAAGGCGAGCTGGTCGCCGGCTTCCACACCGAGTATTCGTCGCTGAAGTTCGCGATCTTCATGCTGGCCGAATACATCAACATGATGACGGTGTCATCGCTGGCCACCGCCATGTTCTTCGGCGGCTGGCACGCCCCGTGGCCGCTGAACATGTGGGAGGGCGCCAACCACGGCTGGTGGCCGGTGCTGTGGTTCACCGCCAAGATGTGGACGTTCCTGTTCATCTACTTCTGGTTGCGCGCCAGCCTGCCCCGGTTCCGCTACGACCAGTTCATGTCGCTGGGCTGGAAGCTGCTGATCCCGGTGTCGCTGGTGTGGATCATGATCGCTGCGGTCATCCGCACCCTGCGCAACCAGGGCTACGCGCACTGGACCACCCTGCTGGTGGTGTGCAGCCTCGTCTTTGCCGTGGCGCTGATCGCGACGCTGCGAAAACCGTTCAGCGCCCCCAGTGCCCGCAAGCGCCGCAAGCAGGTGGTCAGCCTCACCCCGAGCGGCGCAGCCGACGAACCGGCGTTCCCGACACCACCGCTGCCGCTCAAGACCCTCGAACGGCCTGTAGGTGCGAGCAAGGAGAAGGCACGTGGCTAA
- the nuoI gene encoding NADH-quinone oxidoreductase subunit NuoI, with amino-acid sequence MANIFRRLWDPVAGFGVTFGSMFKKNITEEYPEKPGPVAPRYHGRHQLNRYPDGLEKCIGCELCAWSCPADAIYVEGADNTEEARYSPGERYGRVYQINYLRCIGCGLCIEACPTRALTMTNDYELADDNRADLIYEKDRLLAPLLQDMLAPPHPRAEGATDKDYYLGNVTAQGLRESQEAR; translated from the coding sequence GTGGCTAACATCTTCCGACGCCTCTGGGATCCGGTAGCCGGGTTCGGCGTCACCTTCGGGTCGATGTTCAAAAAGAACATCACCGAGGAGTATCCGGAGAAGCCGGGCCCGGTGGCGCCGCGTTACCACGGCCGCCATCAGCTCAACCGGTACCCCGACGGCCTGGAGAAGTGCATCGGCTGCGAGTTGTGCGCCTGGTCCTGCCCGGCCGACGCGATCTACGTCGAAGGCGCCGACAACACCGAAGAGGCGCGGTACTCCCCTGGCGAGCGCTACGGCCGGGTGTACCAGATCAACTACCTGCGCTGCATCGGGTGCGGGCTGTGCATCGAGGCCTGCCCGACCCGCGCGTTGACCATGACCAACGACTACGAGTTGGCCGACGACAACCGCGCGGACCTGATCTACGAGAAGGACCGGCTGCTGGCGCCGCTGCTGCAGGACATGCTGGCGCCGCCACATCCGCGGGCCGAGGGCGCCACCGACAAGGACTACTACCTGGGCAACGTGACGGCCCAGGGGCTGCGCGAAAGTCAGGAAGCCCGATGA
- a CDS encoding NADH-quinone oxidoreductase subunit G: protein MTSAAKTDTGDEVKPPDMVTLTIDGTEISVPKGTLVIRAAELMGIQIPRFCDHPLLDPVGACRQCMVEVEGQRKPMASCTIVCTDDMVVRTQLTSPAADKAQHGVMELLLINHPLDCPMCDKGGECPLQNQAMSNGRAESRYTDVKRTFAKPINISSQVLLDRERCILCARCTRFSNQIAGDPFIDMQERGALQQVGIYANEPFDSYFSGNTVQVCPVGALTGMSYRFRARPFDLVSSPSVCEHCASGCSQRTDHRRGKVTRRLAGDDPEVNEEWNCDKGRWAFTYATQPDVLTTPLIRDANGELAPASWAHAIVAATQGLEAARGRTGVLVGGRATWEDAYAYAKFARIVLHTNDIDFRARPQSAEEADFLAARIAGRPVSVSYADLESAPVVLLVGLEPEEESPIVFLRLRKAARKNHVPVYAIAPFATRALDKMSGRLLQTAPGGEPAALDGLATGEIADLLSTPGAVIMVGERLATVPGGLSAAARLADSTGARLAWVPRRAGERGALEAGALPGLLPGGRPVADDTARSQVAAAWHVDELPSAAGRDVDGILAAATDGTLGALLVGGIEPGDFADPDAVLAALDAAPFVVSLELRHSAVTERADVVFPVAPTTQKAGAFVNWEGRYRGFEPAFKGSMLQASQSDHRVLDTLADELGIQLNCSTVESAREELAGLGTWDGKHAASPTVEPKATTQPDNGEAVLTGWRMLLDAGRGQDGEPHLAGTARTPVVRLSAGTADEIGATDGEPVTVSTDRGSITLPLTVTDMPDRVVWLPLNSPGSAVHQELGVTSGALVKIGAKIGETA, encoded by the coding sequence ATGACAAGTGCGGCCAAGACGGATACCGGCGACGAGGTCAAGCCGCCGGACATGGTGACGCTGACCATCGACGGCACCGAGATCAGCGTTCCCAAAGGAACTTTGGTCATACGCGCGGCCGAGCTGATGGGCATCCAGATCCCCCGGTTCTGTGACCACCCGCTGCTCGACCCAGTCGGCGCGTGCCGGCAGTGCATGGTCGAGGTCGAGGGCCAGCGCAAACCGATGGCGTCGTGCACCATCGTCTGCACCGACGACATGGTGGTGCGCACCCAACTCACGTCACCGGCGGCCGACAAGGCCCAGCACGGTGTGATGGAACTGCTGCTGATCAACCACCCGCTGGACTGCCCCATGTGCGACAAGGGTGGTGAGTGCCCGCTGCAGAACCAGGCTATGTCCAACGGCCGCGCGGAATCTCGCTACACCGACGTCAAGCGCACCTTCGCCAAACCGATCAACATCTCTTCGCAGGTGCTGCTCGACCGCGAACGCTGCATCCTGTGCGCTCGCTGCACCCGGTTCTCCAACCAGATCGCCGGTGACCCGTTCATCGACATGCAGGAACGCGGCGCGCTGCAGCAGGTCGGCATCTACGCCAACGAACCGTTCGACTCCTACTTCTCCGGCAACACCGTGCAGGTGTGCCCGGTCGGCGCGCTCACCGGCATGTCGTACCGGTTCCGGGCCCGCCCATTCGACCTGGTGTCCAGCCCCAGCGTCTGCGAGCACTGTGCGTCCGGATGCTCCCAGCGCACCGACCACCGCCGCGGCAAGGTGACGCGCCGCCTGGCCGGCGACGACCCGGAAGTCAACGAGGAGTGGAACTGCGACAAGGGCCGGTGGGCCTTCACCTACGCCACCCAGCCGGACGTGCTCACCACTCCCCTGATCCGCGATGCCAACGGCGAACTGGCGCCGGCGTCCTGGGCGCACGCGATCGTGGCGGCGACTCAGGGCCTAGAGGCGGCCCGCGGCCGCACCGGCGTGCTGGTCGGCGGCAGGGCCACCTGGGAAGACGCCTACGCCTACGCCAAATTCGCGCGAATCGTGTTGCACACCAACGATATCGACTTCCGTGCCCGCCCACAGTCGGCGGAGGAGGCCGACTTCCTGGCGGCGCGCATCGCCGGCCGTCCGGTGAGCGTCAGCTACGCCGACCTGGAGTCGGCGCCGGTGGTGCTACTGGTCGGATTGGAGCCGGAAGAGGAATCGCCGATCGTGTTCCTACGGCTGCGCAAAGCCGCCCGCAAGAACCACGTTCCCGTGTATGCGATCGCCCCGTTCGCCACCCGCGCATTGGACAAGATGTCCGGCCGGTTGCTGCAGACCGCACCCGGCGGCGAGCCCGCGGCGTTAGACGGCCTGGCCACCGGCGAGATCGCCGACCTGCTGAGCACGCCCGGCGCCGTGATCATGGTCGGCGAGCGACTGGCCACGGTGCCCGGCGGGCTGTCCGCCGCGGCCCGGTTGGCCGACTCGACGGGGGCCCGGCTGGCCTGGGTGCCGCGGCGGGCCGGGGAACGCGGCGCGCTGGAAGCCGGTGCCCTGCCCGGCCTGCTGCCCGGCGGCCGTCCGGTCGCCGATGACACCGCCCGCTCACAGGTTGCCGCCGCCTGGCACGTCGACGAATTGCCCTCGGCCGCAGGCCGTGACGTCGACGGCATCCTGGCCGCGGCCACCGACGGCACCCTCGGCGCGCTGCTGGTCGGCGGTATCGAACCCGGTGACTTCGCCGACCCGGACGCGGTGCTGGCCGCGCTGGACGCGGCGCCGTTCGTGGTCAGCCTGGAGTTGCGCCACAGCGCGGTCACCGAGCGGGCCGACGTGGTGTTCCCGGTCGCCCCCACCACCCAGAAGGCCGGCGCCTTCGTCAACTGGGAGGGCCGCTACCGCGGGTTCGAACCGGCCTTCAAGGGCAGCATGCTGCAGGCCAGCCAATCGGATCACCGGGTGCTGGACACCCTGGCCGACGAACTCGGTATCCAGCTCAACTGCTCGACGGTCGAGTCGGCCCGCGAAGAATTGGCCGGGCTGGGCACCTGGGACGGCAAGCATGCCGCCAGCCCCACCGTCGAGCCCAAAGCCACCACGCAGCCCGACAACGGCGAGGCCGTACTGACCGGCTGGCGGATGCTGCTGGACGCCGGCCGCGGGCAGGACGGCGAACCGCATCTGGCGGGCACCGCACGCACCCCCGTGGTGCGGTTGTCGGCCGGCACCGCCGACGAGATCGGCGCCACCGACGGCGAGCCGGTCACGGTCAGCACCGACCGGGGTTCGATCACCTTGCCGCTCACCGTGACTGACATGCCGGACCGAGTGGTGTGGCTGCCGCTGAACTCCCCCGGTTCGGCGGTGCACCAGGAACTCGGCGTCACCAGCGGCGCTTTAGTGAAGATCGGCGCGAAGATCGGGGAAACGGCGTGA
- a CDS encoding NADH-quinone oxidoreductase subunit J: MIVTIAAETLTRTSTGEAVMFWVLGTMAVVGALGVVLAVNAVYSAMYLAMTMLILAAFYMAQDALFLGVVQVVVYTGAVMMLFLFVLMLIGVDSAESLKETLRGQRVAAVVTGVGFGVALIAGIGNVATGGFSGLAGANANGNVEGLAALIFSRYLWAFELTSALLITAAVGAMILAHRERFERRKTQRELSEERFRPGGHATPLPNPGVYARHNAVDVAALLPDGSYSDLSVSKILRTRGADGLQTPSPEAVKGGTS; the protein is encoded by the coding sequence ATGATCGTCACCATCGCTGCGGAAACCCTGACCCGCACCTCTACCGGCGAGGCCGTCATGTTCTGGGTGCTCGGCACCATGGCGGTCGTCGGTGCCCTCGGGGTGGTGTTGGCGGTCAACGCCGTGTACTCGGCGATGTACCTGGCGATGACCATGCTCATCCTGGCGGCGTTCTACATGGCCCAGGACGCGCTGTTCCTCGGCGTCGTGCAGGTGGTGGTCTACACCGGCGCGGTGATGATGCTCTTCCTGTTCGTGCTAATGCTGATCGGCGTGGATTCCGCGGAATCGCTGAAAGAGACCCTGCGCGGACAGCGCGTCGCCGCGGTGGTCACCGGCGTCGGGTTCGGCGTCGCGCTGATCGCCGGCATCGGCAACGTCGCGACCGGCGGCTTCTCCGGCCTGGCCGGCGCCAACGCCAACGGCAACGTCGAAGGACTTGCGGCGCTGATCTTCTCGCGCTACCTGTGGGCCTTCGAGCTGACCAGCGCACTGCTGATCACCGCCGCGGTCGGGGCGATGATCCTGGCGCACCGGGAGCGCTTCGAGCGCCGCAAGACCCAGCGCGAGCTCTCCGAGGAGCGTTTCCGCCCCGGCGGGCACGCCACGCCGCTGCCCAACCCGGGCGTCTACGCCCGACACAACGCCGTCGACGTGGCAGCACTGCTGCCCGACGGCTCCTACTCGGACCTGTCGGTGTCCAAGATCCTGCGAACCCGCGGAGCCGACGGGCTGCAGACTCCTTCACCGGAAGCCGTGAAAGGCGGCACGTCGTGA
- the nuoN gene encoding NADH-quinone oxidoreductase subunit NuoN: MTLPSPSIEYFSLSPMFIVFGIAVVGVLVEAFLPRRLRYGAQVVLALGGLAAAFAAVVAVAKSVPAEGRRAVLGAVAVDRPTLFLQGTIVLVSILAVIFVAERSQRSVADKAAAEKHKVFAGLDSFTPQASAVPGSDAEHEAERAGAAQTELFPLLTLSVGGMMVFPASNDLLTMFVALEVLSLPLYLMCGLARHRRLVSQESALKYFLLGAFSSAFFLYGVALLYGATGTLTLGGIRDSLAGDSDTGMALVGVALLSVGLLFKVGAVPFHSWIPDVYQGAPTPITGFMAAATKVAAFGALLRVVYVALPPLHHDWRPVLWGIAILTMTVGTITAVNQTNVKRMLAYSSVAHVGFILTGVIADNSAGLSGTLFYLVAYSFSTVGAFAIVGLVRNSDDVEDADLSHWAGLGQRSPIVGVMLSMFLLAFAGIPLTSGFISKFAVFKAAAQGGAVPLVVIGVISSGVAAYFYVRVIVSMFFTEPTDDTPHVMAPGVLSKAAIAVCALVTVLLGIFPQPVLDLAERAATFLN, translated from the coding sequence ATGACGCTGCCCAGCCCCAGCATCGAGTACTTCTCGCTGTCCCCGATGTTCATCGTGTTCGGCATCGCGGTCGTCGGCGTGCTGGTCGAGGCGTTCCTGCCGCGCCGGCTGCGCTACGGCGCGCAGGTGGTGCTGGCCCTCGGGGGGCTGGCCGCCGCGTTCGCCGCCGTGGTGGCGGTGGCAAAGTCGGTACCGGCCGAGGGCCGCCGCGCCGTGCTCGGCGCCGTGGCGGTGGACCGGCCGACGCTGTTCCTGCAAGGCACCATCGTTCTGGTCTCGATCCTGGCCGTCATTTTCGTCGCCGAGCGCAGCCAGCGATCGGTCGCGGACAAGGCCGCCGCCGAAAAGCACAAGGTTTTCGCCGGACTGGATTCCTTCACCCCCCAAGCCTCCGCGGTGCCCGGCAGCGACGCCGAGCACGAGGCCGAACGCGCCGGGGCGGCCCAGACCGAGCTTTTCCCGCTGCTGACGCTCTCGGTCGGCGGCATGATGGTGTTCCCCGCGTCCAACGACCTGCTGACCATGTTCGTTGCGCTGGAAGTTCTTTCGCTCCCGCTGTACCTGATGTGCGGGCTGGCCCGGCACCGTCGGTTGGTGTCGCAGGAGTCGGCGTTGAAGTACTTCCTGCTGGGGGCGTTCTCGTCGGCCTTCTTCCTCTACGGTGTCGCCCTGCTCTACGGTGCGACCGGCACATTGACCCTCGGCGGAATCCGCGATTCGCTTGCGGGAGACAGCGATACGGGCATGGCGCTGGTCGGGGTCGCGCTGCTCTCGGTCGGTCTGCTGTTCAAGGTCGGCGCCGTCCCGTTCCATTCGTGGATCCCTGACGTCTATCAGGGGGCGCCCACCCCGATCACCGGTTTCATGGCGGCGGCTACCAAGGTCGCGGCGTTCGGCGCCCTGCTGCGGGTGGTTTATGTGGCCCTGCCGCCGCTACACCACGACTGGCGCCCGGTGCTGTGGGGAATCGCGATCCTGACCATGACCGTGGGCACGATCACCGCGGTGAACCAGACGAATGTCAAACGGATGCTGGCCTATTCGTCGGTCGCGCACGTCGGCTTCATTCTCACCGGCGTGATCGCCGACAACTCCGCGGGCCTGTCGGGCACCCTGTTCTACCTGGTCGCCTACAGCTTCAGCACGGTCGGCGCCTTCGCGATCGTGGGCCTGGTCCGCAACTCCGATGACGTCGAGGATGCCGACCTGTCGCACTGGGCGGGCCTGGGTCAGCGCTCCCCCATTGTGGGCGTAATGCTTTCGATGTTTCTGCTGGCATTCGCGGGCATCCCGCTGACGAGTGGCTTCATCAGTAAGTTCGCCGTGTTCAAGGCCGCCGCCCAGGGCGGCGCGGTGCCGCTGGTGGTGATCGGTGTGATCTCGTCCGGCGTTGCGGCGTATTTCTATGTTCGTGTGATCGTGTCGATGTTCTTCACCGAGCCCACCGACGACACACCGCATGTGATGGCGCCTGGGGTGCTGAGTAAAGCGGCCATCGCGGTGTGTGCCCTGGTGACGGTGCTGCTGGGCATCTTCCCGCAGCCGGTGCTGGACCTGGCCGAGCGCGCGGCGACCTTCCTGAACTGA